A single Azospirillum sp. TSA2s DNA region contains:
- a CDS encoding efflux RND transporter permease subunit, with translation MSRFNLSEWAIRNRSLVIFLMIGVVVAGTVSFLKLGRAEDPVFTIRTMVVQAQWPGATLDETLQQVTERIERTLQEVPNLDTLRSYTVPGTTVIFVDLVGSAQGRTVTDTWYEVRKKVADMRHTLPQGVLGPGFNDDFGDTFGIIYGFTADGFTHRELRNYVEDVRSRLLTVPDVSKIELLGEQDERIHIDLSLDTLAGLGVDPGMLVAAMQAQNAVRPAGVLRTGREALSLQVSGSFESERDILDVNFAVGGRMLRLRELAEVRRDFADPPQPLFRVNGQPAIGLAIAMRPGGDILSLGKNISAEMARISADLPLGIQAHLVADQARTVDDAVSDFITSLWQAILIVLVVSFLALGARAGTVVAITIPLTLAIVFPVMGLMSIDLQRVSLGALIIALALLVDDALTTVDAMTRRLTAGDRMEVAAVYAYKALAMAMLSGTLVTIAGFVPIGFAQSSAGEYTFSIFAVVGIALIASWLVAMVFAPLLGTMLLRPPKSGQREEPGPVLRLYRRALGLAIRARGLTIATTLALFVLSITALGLVPRQFFPPSDRVELLVDLRLPQNASIHATHEAVARLDALLAKEPGIARWSSYVGRGAIRFYLPLNVQLANPFVSQAVVVTNDIAARERLQAHLETLLAEEFPNAVARVYPLELGPPVGWPLQYRVMGPDPAEVREIALKLAQTVGTSPEARRINFDWMESARKLRVQIDQDEARRLGLSSAAVASLLNATVSGTVVTSVRDGIYLIDVLARDARGQTLSVETLRSLPMPLPNGRSVPLNQLATFDYTQDQPLVWRRNRVPTLTVQADVAPGVLPETVIAALSPRIADLSTSLPSGYRIELGGIAEESAKSRASVFAVVPIMTLLVLTVLMVELGSFQRLLMVLSVVPLGLIGVVLALLASGQPLGFVAILGVLALVGMIAKNAVILIQQIEAERRAGLGVMEAVIEASGSRFRPIMLTAASTVLGLIPIAFTVFWGAMAFAIMGGLLVASLLTLVFLPTLYVAWFGSREEVRERKAAPFPPSAV, from the coding sequence ATGAGCCGCTTCAACCTTTCCGAATGGGCCATCCGGAACCGTTCGCTCGTCATCTTCCTGATGATCGGGGTTGTCGTGGCGGGAACTGTTTCCTTCCTGAAGCTTGGTCGCGCGGAGGATCCGGTCTTCACCATCCGGACGATGGTGGTGCAGGCACAGTGGCCGGGCGCCACCCTCGACGAGACGCTCCAGCAGGTGACCGAACGCATCGAGAGGACACTGCAGGAGGTGCCGAACCTCGACACGCTACGCAGCTACACCGTTCCGGGCACGACCGTAATCTTCGTCGACCTTGTGGGAAGCGCCCAGGGCCGCACGGTGACCGACACCTGGTACGAGGTGCGCAAGAAGGTGGCCGACATGCGCCATACCCTGCCTCAGGGTGTCCTCGGCCCCGGCTTCAATGACGATTTCGGCGACACCTTCGGCATCATCTATGGCTTCACCGCCGACGGATTTACGCACCGCGAATTGCGGAACTATGTCGAAGACGTCCGTTCCCGTCTTCTGACCGTTCCAGACGTTTCGAAGATCGAGCTGCTGGGCGAGCAGGACGAACGCATTCACATCGATCTGTCGCTGGACACGCTGGCCGGTTTGGGGGTCGACCCGGGCATGCTGGTCGCCGCCATGCAGGCACAGAACGCCGTGCGGCCGGCCGGTGTGCTGCGAACCGGCAGGGAAGCGCTGTCTCTGCAGGTCTCGGGGTCTTTCGAGTCCGAGCGGGATATCCTCGACGTCAACTTCGCGGTCGGCGGTCGCATGCTGCGCCTGCGCGAATTGGCCGAGGTGCGGCGCGATTTCGCCGATCCACCCCAGCCCCTGTTCCGGGTGAATGGCCAACCGGCGATCGGGCTCGCCATCGCGATGCGCCCGGGCGGTGATATTCTATCCCTCGGCAAGAACATCTCCGCAGAGATGGCGCGCATTTCAGCAGATCTTCCGCTCGGCATTCAGGCGCATCTGGTGGCCGACCAGGCGCGCACGGTGGACGATGCGGTCTCCGACTTCATCACTTCGCTGTGGCAGGCCATCCTCATTGTGCTCGTGGTCAGCTTCCTTGCGCTGGGCGCGCGGGCCGGAACGGTGGTGGCGATCACCATTCCGCTGACGCTGGCCATCGTCTTTCCAGTGATGGGCTTGATGAGCATCGACCTCCAGCGCGTGTCGTTGGGCGCGCTGATCATAGCACTTGCCCTGCTGGTGGACGATGCGTTGACGACGGTCGACGCGATGACGCGGCGGCTCACCGCCGGCGACCGGATGGAGGTTGCCGCGGTGTATGCCTATAAGGCCCTTGCCATGGCGATGCTGTCCGGCACGCTGGTGACAATCGCAGGTTTCGTGCCCATCGGCTTTGCCCAGAGCTCGGCCGGTGAGTACACCTTCTCCATCTTCGCCGTCGTCGGCATTGCGTTGATCGCGTCATGGCTCGTCGCCATGGTCTTCGCTCCGCTTCTCGGCACGATGCTGCTGCGTCCACCCAAGTCGGGCCAGCGCGAGGAGCCGGGGCCCGTGCTGCGGCTGTACAGGCGCGCGCTTGGGCTGGCCATCCGTGCCCGCGGGTTGACGATTGCGACGACGCTCGCATTGTTCGTCCTGTCGATCACGGCGCTCGGCCTCGTCCCGCGGCAGTTCTTTCCACCGTCGGACCGCGTTGAGCTTCTGGTCGATCTCCGCCTGCCGCAGAACGCGTCGATCCACGCCACGCACGAAGCGGTGGCGCGGCTCGACGCGCTGCTGGCCAAGGAGCCCGGCATTGCGCGCTGGAGCAGCTATGTCGGGCGCGGCGCGATCCGCTTCTATCTGCCGCTGAATGTTCAACTCGCCAACCCCTTCGTCAGCCAGGCGGTGGTCGTGACCAATGACATCGCGGCGCGCGAGCGGCTGCAAGCCCACCTGGAAACCCTGTTGGCCGAGGAATTCCCGAATGCCGTGGCGCGCGTCTATCCGTTGGAACTCGGACCGCCCGTGGGATGGCCGCTCCAATACCGCGTCATGGGTCCAGACCCGGCCGAAGTGCGCGAGATCGCCCTCAAGCTCGCACAGACCGTCGGAACGTCACCGGAAGCGCGGCGGATCAACTTCGACTGGATGGAATCCGCCCGCAAGTTGCGGGTGCAGATCGATCAGGACGAGGCGAGGCGCCTCGGCCTGAGTTCGGCCGCCGTTGCATCGCTGCTGAACGCCACCGTATCCGGGACCGTGGTCACCTCCGTCCGCGACGGGATCTATCTGATCGACGTCCTGGCCAGGGATGCTCGTGGGCAGACCCTGTCCGTGGAAACATTGCGCAGCCTGCCAATGCCCCTGCCGAACGGACGGAGCGTCCCGCTGAACCAACTGGCGACGTTCGACTATACCCAGGACCAGCCACTGGTCTGGCGGCGCAACCGCGTGCCGACGCTGACAGTCCAGGCGGACGTCGCCCCCGGTGTCCTGCCGGAAACGGTCATCGCGGCGCTGTCCCCCCGGATTGCGGACCTGTCCACCAGCCTGCCGTCGGGTTACCGCATCGAACTGGGGGGCATCGCCGAAGAGAGCGCCAAAAGCCGGGCGTCAGTGTTTGCGGTTGTTCCGATCATGACGCTCCTCGTCCTGACCGTGCTGATGGTCGAGCTTGGCAGTTTCCAACGCCTTCTCATGGTGCTGAGCGTTGTGCCGCTCGGCCTGATCGGCGTCGTCCTGGCGCTGCTGGCCTCCGGTCAGCCGCTCGGCTTCGTTGCCATTCTGGGAGTCCTCGCGCTTGTCGGCATGATCGCGAAAAATGCGGTGATCCTGATCCAGCAGATCGAGGCGGAGCGAAGGGCCGGTCTCGGCGTCATGGAGGCCGTGATCGAGGCGAGCGGATCGCGGTTCCGGCCAATCATGCTGACCGCCGCGTCCACCGTGCTCGGTCTCATTCCCATAGCCTTCACGGTGTTCTGGGGGGCGATGGCGTTCGCGATCATGGGTGGCCTGCTCGTGGCGTCGCTGCTGACCCTCGTCTTTCTCCCGACGCTCTATGTCGCGTGGTTCGGCAGCCGTGAGGAGGTGCGGGAACGGAAAGCGGCTCCATTCCCGCCATCGGCGGTCTGA